The Mycobacteriales bacterium DNA segment CCCCTTGTCCAGATCCTTGTCCGCGACCTTGTCCGCGGCGGCGACCTGCGGCGGCACCTTGTCCGGAAGCTTGTCCAGCCGCCGGCGCCGACGGTCGCCACCAGACCGCGACCGGGCCGCCGGGGAGGTGGTCACGACACCACGGCGGCCGCGGCGGCCGAGTCGGCGGCGACGCGGCCGTGGCGCGGCCCAGCGGACCCGCTGACGGGCCGCTGAGAGGCCGGTGGGCGGCCCCCTGTCGGCGTACTACTTCACGTGTAGGTGTGCGTACGACCTCACGTGTCGGTCTTCGGCGGGCTGATCATGGCATGGGTTCACCCCCGGTGACGAGGTTGAGTCGGTCTTTGAGCCGGTAGCTGGGGCCGTTGATCGACAGCACGTCGCAGTGGTGCAGGAGCCGGTCGAGGATGGCGGTGGCGAGAACGTCGTCGCCGAGGACGCTGCCCCATTCGGCGAAGCTCTTGTTCGAGGTGAGGATGATCGACCCGCGTTCGTAGCGGCGGGAGACGAGCTGGAAGACCATGTTGGCTTCGGTGCGGTCCAGGGGGAGGTAGCCGACCTCGTCGACGACGAGCACGGAGGGTCGTAGGTAGTACTGCAGTTGGCGGTTGAACCGGCCGGTGGCTTCGGCGACTTTGAGCTTGCGGACGAGGTCGTCGAGGGTGGTGAAGTAGATCGAGTAGCCGGCCCGGCAGGCCGCGACGGCCAGGCCGACGGCGAGCATGGTCTTGCCGACGCCGGGTGGGCCGAGCAGCGCGATGTTGCTTTTGGCGTTGATGAACTCGAGGGTGGCCAGGTCGCGGACCTTGCGCGGGTCGAGGTCGGGTTGGAAGGCGAAGTCGAACTCGTCGATGGTCTTGTGGTGCGGCAGCCCGGAGAGTTTGAGCGCGTTTCGGAACCGGCGTCCTTCGCGCAGGCCGAGTTCTTCTTCCAGGAGCAGGTCGACGAAGTCCAGATAGCCCATCTGCTCGGCGTCGGCGCGTTCGACCAGCTGGGTGACGGTGTCGGTCAGGTGGGTGAGGCCGAGCCGGGTGGCGTGCTCGCGGATCCGGTCGGTGACCAGGCTGCTCATCGGCTGCTCCCCGCCTGGGCGGCGGCCGCGTAGTCGGCCAGCGGCCGGCTCGCGACGGTGACGTCAGGGCGGCGGCGGTGCGGCAGCAGCCCGGCCAGCGGCGCATCGACCGCGGCATCGCTCGCGGTCCGGCCGCGGTGCGGCAGCTCGATGACGGTGGCGCGGGTGTGACCGTCGGGCAGCCCGTCCCAGTGCGCGGGGTCCACCACCCAGCTGCCGCGGACGGCCGCACGAGCGTGGCGGGCCAGCGGCCGGCCGTCGAGGGCGTGGATCGCCACGATGTCGGGCAGCACCCGCAACTCAACGGTCTGCCCGGCACGGATCTGTCGCGCGGGCACCGAATACAGCGATGCCTCGAAGGAGATCAGGCAGTCCTTGCCGACTCGTCGCAGATGCTTGTCGTCGACCAGGAAGGCTGCCGCCGGCAGCGGTGCCAGCGCCGCCCGGTCGGCTTCGGCCCGCACTGCGATGACCTCGCCGTGGGTGCGGTGGGTCTGGCCGCGGCGGATCGGTAGCCAGCCGGTGAACGCGGCGTCGAGTTCGGCGATCGAGTCGAAGTCCCGGCCGGCGAGCACATGGTCACGGACGATGCTGACTTGGCGCTCGACCCGGCCCTTGCCCGTCGGCCGGTAGGCCGCCAGCGGGTCGATGACGAACCCGTAGTGGGCGGCGAAGGCGGCCGCGGTCGGGTGCAGCGGCACCGCCGCCCCGGGCGCGACGTGGCGGCGGATCACGGTCTTCACCCGGTCATAGACGATCGACCCCGGGACCCCGCCGAAGTGCGTGAACGCCCGGCGGTG contains these protein-coding regions:
- the istB gene encoding IS21-like element helper ATPase IstB, with protein sequence MSSLVTDRIREHATRLGLTHLTDTVTQLVERADAEQMGYLDFVDLLLEEELGLREGRRFRNALKLSGLPHHKTIDEFDFAFQPDLDPRKVRDLATLEFINAKSNIALLGPPGVGKTMLAVGLAVAACRAGYSIYFTTLDDLVRKLKVAEATGRFNRQLQYYLRPSVLVVDEVGYLPLDRTEANMVFQLVSRRYERGSIILTSNKSFAEWGSVLGDDVLATAILDRLLHHCDVLSINGPSYRLKDRLNLVTGGEPMP
- the istA gene encoding IS21 family transposase — encoded protein: MILDAESWMNIRRFRVLHEAGATYAEIGRECGSDWRTVKKYLVEDGVALPPRAPSRAGMQPQKIGPFTEVVDALLRKDITIRASVVHERLVTEHGFTGHYQRVKMYVATARPRIADELDEHDENRLHGLHRRFETVPGAQAQVDWGDEGPILAHVGIGKVYSFHMTLSYSRDPFSCFTTSTDMATFWACHRRAFTHFGGVPGSIVYDRVKTVIRRHVAPGAAVPLHPTAAAFAAHYGFVIDPLAAYRPTGKGRVERQVSIVRDHVLAGRDFDSIAELDAAFTGWLPIRRGQTHRTHGEVIAVRAEADRAALAPLPAAAFLVDDKHLRRVGKDCLISFEASLYSVPARQIRAGQTVELRVLPDIVAIHALDGRPLARHARAAVRGSWVVDPAHWDGLPDGHTRATVIELPHRGRTASDAAVDAPLAGLLPHRRRPDVTVASRPLADYAAAAQAGSSR